A stretch of Methanosphaerula palustris E1-9c DNA encodes these proteins:
- a CDS encoding DJ-1/PfpI family protein, translating into MRELVTILYDEFETLDVFGPIEILGRLSDHFNPRFYSLTGGIVTSSQQVPVMTGSLSDLTSTRYVLLIPGGTGARDLVNDETFISSLGSLAEHAEFILTVCTGSILLSRTGILNGRRATSNKRVFAWTKTAPGVTWEEKARWVRDGTIYTSSGVSAGMDMALGFVADLLGSSLAHQVGREIEYEWNEDSGHDPFSALCQ; encoded by the coding sequence ATGCGAGAGCTTGTGACCATTCTGTATGATGAGTTTGAAACACTGGACGTATTTGGACCGATTGAGATTCTCGGCAGGTTGTCCGATCATTTCAACCCGCGGTTTTATTCTCTGACCGGGGGAATCGTCACCAGTTCCCAGCAGGTTCCGGTGATGACCGGGTCTCTGTCTGATCTGACCTCCACCCGGTATGTTCTCCTGATCCCAGGCGGGACGGGGGCGAGGGATCTGGTGAACGATGAGACGTTCATCTCATCTCTTGGATCCCTGGCGGAGCATGCCGAGTTCATTCTGACCGTCTGTACCGGTTCGATCCTCCTCTCCCGGACCGGTATTCTGAATGGGAGGCGTGCCACCTCAAACAAACGGGTGTTCGCCTGGACGAAGACCGCACCTGGGGTGACCTGGGAAGAGAAAGCCCGGTGGGTCAGAGACGGGACCATCTATACCAGTTCGGGTGTCAGCGCCGGCATGGACATGGCTCTGGGTTTTGTAGCAGACCTGCTGGGGTCTTCGCTCGCTCACCAGGTGGGCCGGGAGATCGAATATGAATGGAACGAGGATTCCGGCCATGATCCGTTCTCTGCTCTCTGCCAGTGA